A genomic region of Macadamia integrifolia cultivar HAES 741 unplaced genomic scaffold, SCU_Mint_v3 scaffold2368, whole genome shotgun sequence contains the following coding sequences:
- the LOC122066385 gene encoding mogroside IE synthase-like: MKKGDRVHYSHVLVVPYPSQGHINPLLQFSKRLLSKGVKITLAITSNLVNSMHAQTGAIGVETFSDGYDDGRLPWTEGRIEEYFERSKMVGSQTLTELIKKQESFGDPISCVVYDPFLPWVLDVAKQLNLIGAAFFTQSLAVCSIYYHVHRGLLTLPVASTIISIPGLPLLPINDLPSFISIYGSRPAILTLLLNQFSNIDKADWLLFNSFDKLEQEVMNWMAKQLPVKTIGPTLPSIYLDKRVKDDEDFGLNLFKPSVDACMNWLNMRETGSVVYVSFGSVAELGDEQMKELASCLKDSNYHFLWVVRQSEQNKIPTNFVEETLEKGLVVSWCLQLEVLSHKTLGCFVTHCGWNSTLESLSLGVPMVGLPQWTDQPTNAKCIEDVWEMGLRAKVDEKGVVVGEEIEACIKEVMQGEKGKEIRQNSIKWKEFAKEAVDEGGSSDKNIEEFVALCHAS, encoded by the exons ATGAAGAAGGGAGATAGAGTTCATTATTCTCATGTTTTAGTTGTCCCTTACCCCAGCCAAGGCCACATTAACCCACTTCTCCAGTTCTCCAAGAGATTGCTTTCCAAAGGCGTCAAAATCACATTGGCCATCACCAGCAATCTTGTCAACTCTATGCATGCACAAACTGGAGCTATAGGAGTCGAGACATTCTCCGACGGCTATGACGACGGTCGCTTGCCATGGACGGAAGGTAGAATTGAAGAGTACTTTGAGCGCTCTAAGATGGTGGGCTCACAGACCTTAACAGAACTCATCAAGAAACAAGAAAGCTTTGGTGATCCTATAAGCTGTGTTGTTTACGATCCTTTTCTCCCCTGGGTTCTGGATGTGGCCAAACAGCTCAACTTAATTGGTGCTGCCTTCTTCACCCAATCTTTAGCTGTTTGCAGCATTTACTATCATGTGCACCGGGGTCTACTCACACTACCAGTGGCCAGCACCATCATTTCCATTCCGGGCTTACCACTGCTTCCAATCAACGATTTACCATCTTTTATTTCTATATACGGATCGCGCCCAGCAATACTGACCTTACTTTTAAACCAATTTTCCAACATCGACAAGGCAGATTGGCTCCTTTTTAACTCATTTGATAAGCTGGAGCAGGAG GTAATGAATTGGATGGCAAAGCAATTGCCAGTGAAGACGATCGGGCCAACCCTGCCATCCATCTACCTTGACAAGCGAGTCAAAGACGATGAGGATTTCGGCCTTAATCTTTTCAAGCCAAGTGTAGATGCTTGCATGAACTGGCTAAACATGAGGGAAACTGGATCTGTTGTCTATGTATCCTTTGGAAGCGTTGCTGAACTCGGAGATGAGCAAATGAAAGAACTAGCTTCGTGTCTCAAGGATAGCAATTATCATTTCTTGTGGGTAGTGAGGCAATCAGAGCAGAATAAGATTCCGACCAATTTTGTGGAAGAGACTCTAGAGAAGGGATTGGTGGTCTCATGGTGTCTTCAGTTGGAGGTGTTGTCCCACAAGACTTTGGGATGTTTTGTAACACATTGCGGGTGGAATTCAACGTTGGAATCGTTGAGCTTAGGTGTACCAATGGTGGGATTGCCGCAATGGACTGATCAACCAACTAATGCAAAATGTATTGAAGATGTTTGGGAAATGGGATTGAGAGCTAAGGTGGATGAAAAGGGGGTTGTAGTGGGGGAAGAGATAGAAGCATGTATTAAGGAAGTTATGcaaggagagaaaggaaaagagattaGACAGAATAGTATCAAATGGAAAGAGTTTGCCAAAGAGGCAGTAGATGAAGGTGGAAGTTCAGACAAGAACATTGAAGAATTTGTTGCTCTATGTCATGCCTCTTGA